The following are encoded together in the Bradyrhizobium genosp. L genome:
- a CDS encoding ArsR/SmtB family transcription factor — protein MSSAHDALFRTLADPTRRAIFERLCRGGEQTVGALTAQAGISQPAVSKHLGLLKQAGLVRDRHEGRQTHYSAQLGALAPLIDWTSRMAGFWESRFDHLEDLLKRMDQ, from the coding sequence ATGTCCAGCGCCCACGACGCACTGTTCCGAACGCTCGCCGACCCGACCCGCCGGGCGATCTTCGAGCGACTGTGCCGCGGCGGCGAGCAGACGGTCGGGGCGCTGACGGCCCAGGCCGGGATTTCGCAGCCGGCGGTCTCGAAGCATCTCGGCCTGCTGAAGCAGGCCGGGCTGGTGCGCGATCGCCATGAGGGGCGTCAGACTCATTACAGCGCACAGCTTGGCGCGCTGGCACCGCTGATCGACTGGACCAGCCGGATGGCCGGCTTCTGGGAGAGCCGGTTCGACCACCTCGAAGATCTCCTCAAAAGGATGGACCAATGA
- a CDS encoding SRPBCC family protein yields MSKPTVETRSAIVEREFPHSPEKLWRALTQPHLIEEWLMKNDFKPEVGHGFNLRGEWGAVLDCKVLAVEPHKTLSYTWNHANDDPAFHIESVVTFTLTPTATGTHLRVEQAGFQPHHKQAFGGAHAGWKQFFEKLEQVVAREK; encoded by the coding sequence ATGAGCAAGCCAACCGTTGAAACGCGCTCCGCGATCGTCGAGCGCGAATTTCCCCATTCGCCGGAAAAGCTCTGGCGCGCGCTGACGCAACCGCATCTGATCGAGGAGTGGCTGATGAAGAACGACTTCAAGCCCGAGGTCGGGCACGGTTTCAATCTGCGCGGTGAGTGGGGCGCCGTGCTGGACTGCAAGGTGCTCGCCGTCGAGCCGCACAAGACGCTGTCCTACACCTGGAATCACGCCAACGACGATCCGGCTTTCCACATCGAGAGCGTGGTGACCTTCACGCTGACGCCGACGGCGACCGGAACCCATCTGCGCGTCGAGCAGGCCGGCTTCCAGCCGCATCACAAGCAGGCCTTTGGCGGCGCGCATGCCGGATGGAAGCAGTTCTTCGAGAAGCTCGAGCAGGTCGTGGCGCGGGAGAAGTGA